A genome region from Hevea brasiliensis isolate MT/VB/25A 57/8 chromosome 7, ASM3005281v1, whole genome shotgun sequence includes the following:
- the LOC131181651 gene encoding uncharacterized protein LOC131181651 encodes MPDQKSRSKAMQTAVSFSGVASVAISKDDHMEVKGIGVDPADLINCLRKRFATKTSCLEKRKGFATLVSVEEIKKPPPKPPLKPSEPTDKDKPKPPGPVCGQCGCCMPCPCGPCRRPVYVCVEEYPRYCSKDCDTCSIM; translated from the exons ATGCCTGACCAGAAATCCCGCTCCAAGGCCATGCAAACTGCAGTTAGCTTCTCAG GTGTTGCATCTGTTGCGATTTCGAAAGATGACCATATGGAGGTGAAAGGAATTGGAGTGGATCCTGCTGACCTAATAAATTGTCTAAGAAAGAGATTTGCTACTAAAACTTCCTGTCTAGAAAAACGAAAGGGGTTTGCAACGCTGGTAAGTGTAGAGGAGATCAAGAAGCCACCACCAAAGCCACCACTAAAACCATCTGAACCCACAGACAAAGATAAGCCTAAGCCGCCCGGGCCAGTGTGTGGGCAATGTGGGTGCTGCATGCCATGTCCATGCGGACCATGCCGTCGtcctgtgtatgtgtgtgtggagGAATATCCCAGGTACTGCTCCAAAGACTGTGATACTTGCTCAATCATGTGA
- the LOC131181320 gene encoding subtilisin-like protease SBT5.3 — protein MGSHHNLLLLPSFFHLPLQLAVGSARSKQQTKCSGYGACGWICLAPWMPNKIFVNRSCTPKLGQKLIGARYFNKGYASVAGPRNSTFDSPRDKEGHGTNTLSTAGGNFVAGASVFGFGNGTAKGGSPKARVAAYKVCYPPVGGNECFDADILAAFDTAISDGVDVLSVSLGGDPTPFFNDSVSIGSFHAVKNGIVVVCSAGNSGPNDATASNLAPWQITVSASTMDREFPSYVTLGNNMTFKGESLSRTALPKDKNFPIISASDARAANASVEDGLLCKAGTLDPKKAEGKILVCLRGGNARVDKGEQAALAGAVGMVLANDKDSGNEIIADPHILPASHLNYTNCVAIFAYIDSTKSPIAYITPSTTQIGTKPAPFMAAFSSKGPNTIAPEILKPDITAPGVSIIAAYTGAEGPTNEDFDTRRVLFNSVSGTSMSCPHVSGIAGLLRTLHPTWSPAAIKSAIMTTAMNSECILHQGNSIQLWSRTHQSKPSYGSRAGF, from the exons ATGGGTTCTCATcataatcttcttcttcttcctagcTTCTTTCATCTTCCTCTGCAGCTAGCCGTTGGTTCAGCTCGATCAAAGCAGCAAACAAAGTGCAGTGGATATGGAGCATGTGGATGGATCTGCCTGGCTCCTTGGATGCCAAATAAGATATTTGTCAATAGGA GCTGTACTCCAAAGCTAGGACA GAAGCTTATTGGGGCAAGATACTTCAACAAAGGTTATGCCTCAGTGGCTGGTCCTCGGAATTCCACCTTCGATTCGCCTCGTGATAAAGAGGGTCATGGAACTAATACCTTGTCGACAGCAGGTGGAAATTTTGTAGCAGGAGCCAGTGTCTTTGGGTTCGGCAATGGAACAGCGAAAGGTGGTTCACCAAAAGCACGAGTTGCAGCTTACAAGGTCTGTTATCCCCCAGTTGGTGGAAATGAGTGCTTTGATGCAGATATCTTAGCAGCATTTGATACTGCAATAAGTGATGGGGTTGATGTCCTGTCCGTGTCACTGGGAGGGGATCCTACACCATTCTTTAATGACAGTGTTTCCATTGGGTCTTTCCATGCTGTAAAGAACGGGATTGTCGTCGTTTGTTCTGCTGGTAATTCTGGTCCTAATGATGCTACTGCCTCCAATCTTGCACCCTGGCAGATCACTGTTAGTGCCAGTACCATGGACAGGGAGTTCCCCAGTTATGTTACGCTTGGCAACAACATGACCTTCAAG GGAGAAAGTTTATCAAGAACAGCCCTGCCAAAGGATAAGAACTTCCCAATTATAAGTGCTTCAGATGCTAGAGCAGCTAATGCATCTGTGGAAGACGG GCTGCTGTGCAAAGCTGGAACACTTGATCCCAAGAAGGCAGAGGGGAAGATCTTGGTCTGCCTCCGAGGGGGAAATGCAAGAGTGGACAAGGGTGAGCAAGCTGCTCTGGCTGGTGCTGTTGGGATGGTTCTTGCCAATGATAAGGATTCTGGCAATGAAATTATTGCTGACCCTCACATCCTTCCTGCTTCTCATCTCAATTACACCAATTGTGTCGCTATCTTCGCTTACATTGACTCCACTAA GTCTCCCATTGCTTATATCACACCTTCAACAACGCAAATCGGCACAAAGCCAGCTCCCTTCATGGCAGCATTTTCCTCTAAAGGTCCCAACACCATTGCTCCAGAGATCCTCAAG CCTGATATCACCGCACCAGGAGTGAGTATCATAGCAGCCTACACAGGAGCAGAAGGACCTACAAATGAAGATTTCGATACCCGACGAGTTCTGTTTAACTCGGTATCAGGCACTTCAATGTCATGTCCTCATGTTTCAGGCATTGCTGGCCTTCTAAGAACTCTGCATCCGACCTGGAGTCCTGCAGCAATTAAATCAGCAATTATGACTACCG CAATGAATTCTGAATGCATTCTACACCAAGGCAACTCCATTCAGCTATGGAGCAGGACACATCAGAGCAAACCAAGCTATGGATCCAGGGCTGGTTTTTGA
- the LOC131181652 gene encoding heavy metal-associated isoprenylated plant protein 43-like: MEQKIVIKICMPDHKSRSKAMQTAVSFSGVASVAISKDDHMEVKGIGVDPADLINCLRKRFATKTSCLEKRKGFATLVSVEEIKKPKPPEPPAKDKPKPPGPVCGQCGCCMPCPCGPCRRPMYVCVEEYPKYCSKDCDTCSIM; this comes from the exons ATGGAG CAAAAAATAGTAATCAAGATTTGTATGCCTGACCACAAATCCCGCTCCAAGGCCATGCAAACTGCAGTTAGCTTCTCAG GTGTTGCATCTGTTGCGATTTCGAAAGATGACCATATGGAGGTGAAAGGAATTGGAGTGGATCCTGCTGACCTAATAAATTGTCTAAGAAAGAGATTTGCTACTAAAACTTCCTGTCTGGAAAAACGAAAGGGGTTTGCAACGCTGGTAAGTGTAGAGGAGATCAAGAAACCAAAACCACCTGAACCCCCAGCCAAAGATAAGCCTAAGCCGCCCGGGCCAGTGTGTGGGCAATGTGGGTGCTGCATGCCATGTCCATGCGGACCATGCCGTCGTCCTATGTATGTGTGTGTGGAGGAATATCCCAAGTACTGCTCCAAAGACTGTGATACTTGCTCAATCATGTGA
- the LOC110671123 gene encoding heavy metal-associated isoprenylated plant protein 16-like: MPKQKMLIKVSTDGDCKKRSRALKIVVSVSGVQSAALVEKDKNQIEVIGEGVDPVKLTCSLRKKLVKCHRLTWLLRRKAYAELISVSTVEEKKDAKKVECYPAWSYGMPIYVQEQYDSPYRTCSIM; the protein is encoded by the exons ATGCCGAAG CAAAAGATGTTGATCAAGGTGTCCACGGATGGTGACTGCAAGAAACGCTCCAGGGCCCTGAAAATTGTAGTCAGCGTTTCCG GAGTGCAATCTGCAGCTTTAGTAGAGAAAGATAAGAACCAGATAGAGGTGATAGGAGAAGGAGTAGATCCAGTGAAACTGACGTGTTCCCTGAGGAAGAAGTTAGTGAAATGTCATCGCTTGACTTGGCTGTTACGAAGAAAGGCCTATGCAGAGCTCATAAGCGTAAGCACTGTAGAAGAGAAGAAAGATGCTAAGAAAGTTGAATGTTATCCTGCTTGGTCCTATGGCATGCCAATCTACGTGCAGGAGCAATATGATTCCCCTTACAGAACATGCTCCATCATGTAA